The window TTCTGTTTGTGTTGCAATTACAGTCCATTCGGTTGGTTCTACTGCATTGGAATCTTGAAAACGCATTGCAACAAATTTTTTAAAGTTTCCTATTTCATCAAAGTGGAATTCTCCCGAACCTTTTGCTCCGTTATATTTCATAGTTGCTTTAGCGGAATATTCATCCAAAGATTCCCATTTAATATATGGACTTAAAGACGCTGAAGGAAACCAAACTATTTCTGCTAAATATCTTTGTAAGGTAGCTTGGTCAATTTTATCGCTGTTTTTGGCATCTGCTACAGAAATTAGCGATAATAACTTTATTATCATTTCTCCATTTCCGTTCTCAAATTTATCTCGACCAACTACGCTAAAAATTGAATTCATTTTAGTATTAATGTTCCAATTAAATGCTGGCGGATTTATCGTAAAATATTGTTCCGCTTTTCCATTGTTCCAGTTTTCTTGGTCGGGACTTAATTTAAGTTGTAATTCTTGAGTCAAATGCACATTAGAAATTGGACTTTTACCAATTGTTCCGCTGTTAATCAGCCACTTTTGTACAATTGAAGGTAATTCCGAAATAGTCTCTTTTGTAATTACTATTTCACTAACAGCCTGTGAGTTTTCAAACAGTTTTTTCCTTTCTTCGACAATCTTATTTTTAAAACTAAAGTTTGAATAAGCTATTATTACAGAAACGAGAATTATTAGGTTTGCTATTGTACCAAATTTTGCGTCAGACCAATAATTAAAAATCAAAACTTGTGAAGCAATTACAGCCAAAAATCCACTTAACCACCAAAAATGGGACTGAAAAATCAATAAAATCATTGTAATTGCAAAAATAACAAATGTCAATAACCATATTAATCCAAAAGTTTTAGAAATCGGTTGTGAAATAGCATTAAATTCAGATATGCCAAATGCTTTCAGAAATCCGAATAAGTGGATAATTCCGTGTATTCCAATTAATATGATTAAAGCTATTCGCATACTTTTTTTCTGCTTGTGGCTAACGTTGATGTGTATGATTAGTTGCGTGTTTTAAGCACTAAAGTTAGCCAATAAAACCGAATAGAAAGTCCGCGAGGACTTTCGTAAGTAGGCTATAACCAGCAATTAATTATACACGGTGTTAGGCACAGTTATTATTTCTGTTTAATGATTTCAATTAATTTATTCAGTTGATAATCTTCTTTTAGGAATATTTGGTCTAAACTTCTTTCTATTTTAATGTCAGGTTCTGTTCCAATTCCATCTAATATTTCACCGTTCTTTTGAAAAGAAACCATTGTGCTTATTTTTCCACGTAATTCTGAATTTGGTAATTCAAATCTTTCGCTATTTCCACTTGAACCATCAGTATTTACTCCAACTATTTTTATGTTTGGTAAATCCTTAAATACAGAAACTAAAACAGAAGCAGCACTAAAACTCCTTTCATTCGCAAGTATATAAATTGGTTTATTGTAATGAAATTTGTCTTTGGTAATTTTCTGACCATTGAGAATATAATAATGAAACTCACTAAATTTTTCTTTACTCAAATCATACATTGGCTTAAATGAATACATAAACTTGTCAACTGCATTTTGCTCTTTAATGTCTAAATCATCTTTTGATAATAAATAACGACTTTGTAG is drawn from Lacinutrix sp. WUR7 and contains these coding sequences:
- a CDS encoding DUF6544 family protein, whose product is MRIALIILIGIHGIIHLFGFLKAFGISEFNAISQPISKTFGLIWLLTFVIFAITMILLIFQSHFWWLSGFLAVIASQVLIFNYWSDAKFGTIANLIILVSVIIAYSNFSFKNKIVEERKKLFENSQAVSEIVITKETISELPSIVQKWLINSGTIGKSPISNVHLTQELQLKLSPDQENWNNGKAEQYFTINPPAFNWNINTKMNSIFSVVGRDKFENGNGEMIIKLLSLISVADAKNSDKIDQATLQRYLAEIVWFPSASLSPYIKWESLDEYSAKATMKYNGAKGSGEFHFDEIGNFKKFVAMRFQDSNAVEPTEWTVIATQTEERNGIKIPIECEASWKLESGKWTWLKLKIKDIQYNVKEMPDG